A part of Liolophura sinensis isolate JHLJ2023 chromosome 1, CUHK_Ljap_v2, whole genome shotgun sequence genomic DNA contains:
- the LOC135476347 gene encoding somatostatin receptor type 2-like, with translation MANMSTCLANSSNCTAETPDLDILPDVMLYILVACYVLTCVLGLLGNGLVIYVVLCFAKMKTVTNMYVLNLAIADVLFLFGLPFLITTTLLKYWTFGFAMCKLFFVLYSINWFTSVFTLTVMSADRYLAVCYPVKSVKYRTPNVSRIVCFCVWSLSFLVMLPIMLYATTVNNQKIEGKMTCTIEWPKNQVIQNDKAFTWYSLLLGFAIPVALISVFYVLVILRLRTVGPVKKSKEKKRSHRKVTRMVLTVIAVYVVSWLPYWSFQVHLTLAPQDSAISAWKLYMFNGFTALSYANSMLNPLLYAFLSDNFRKSFMKAFKCVSSSEANRTLYAETSMFPRHSHQNNKCCPHESTNITESFEFTTNTNTTTVVRYDHENTDPSSTLCNNEECGENGGMDFTDEEAV, from the coding sequence ATGGCCAACATGTCTACATGTCTAGCTAACAGTTCAAACTGCACGGCTGAAACGCCAGACTTGGATATTCTGCCAGATGTGATGCTTTACATTCTGGTGGCTTGCTATGTGCTTACATGTGTCCTCGGTCTGTTGGGTAACGGGCTGGTCATATATGTGGTGCTCTGCTTCGCTAAAATGAAAACGGTGACCAACATGTACGTATTAAACTTGGCCATTGCTGACGTCCTGTTTCTCTTCGGTCTGCCATTCCTCATCACCACCACGCTGTTAAAATACTGGACATTTGGATTCGCAATGTGTAAGTTGTTTTTTGTGCTGTATTCAATCAATTGGTTTACCAGTGTTTTCACTCTGACAGTCATGAGTGCTGACCGCTACCTTGCCGTGTGTTATCCTGTCAAATCCGTCAAGTATCGCACCCCTAACGTTTCCCGAATTGTCTGTTTCTGCGTATGGTCCCTATCCTTCCTCGTTATGCTGCCTATAATGCTGTACGCTACCACCGTGAACAATCAAAAGATTGAAGGGAAAATGACATGTACTATCGAGTGGCCTAAAAATCAGGTAATACAGAATGACAAAGCGTTTACCTGGTATTCATTGCTTCTGGGTTTTGCAATACCCGTAGCCCTGATCTCCGTCTTCTACGTCCTGGTTATCCTTCGTCTTCGGACCGTGGGGCCTGTCAAGAAGTCCAAGGAGAAGAAGCGGTCGCATCGTAAGGTAACCCGAATGGTATTAACTGTCATAGCCGTGTATGTGGTCAGTTGGCTACCCTACTGGTCATTTCAAGTCCACTTGACCTTGGCTCCGCAGGACTCCGCCATATCCGCCTGGaaactgtacatgtttaatGGTTTCACCGCTTTGAGCTACGCCAATAGTATGCTTAACCCCCTGCTCTATGCTTTTCTTAGTGATAATTTTAGAAAAAGTTTCATGAAAGCCTTTAAGTGTGTATCGTCGTCGGAGGCAAACAGAACTCTGTACGCCGAGACTAGCATGTTTCCTCGCCATAGTCACCAAAACAACAAGTGTTGTCCTCACGAAAGCACAAACATTACGGAAAGTTTTGAGTTTACAACAAACACCAACACAACAACCGTTGTTCGTTACGACCACGAAAACACTGATCCGTCCTCAACGTTGTGCAACAATGAGGAGTGTGGTGAGAATGGTGGTATGGACTTTACTGATGAGGAGGCCGTATAA